A genomic stretch from Chitinophaga lutea includes:
- a CDS encoding Rne/Rng family ribonuclease translates to MNKELIINAAPSGVEIALLEDKKLVELHHESGNPNFAVGDLYLGKVKKLIPGLNAAFVDVGFEKDAFLHYTDLSPYIRSILKFTQQAISDKSESFDFAKFKNEPEIIKTGKITEVLGGKPNILVQILKEPISSKGPRLSCEISLPGRFIVITPFNNIVAVSKKIHSSEERKRLQKIVEAIKPHNFGVIVRTAAEGKKTAELHEDLTTLVNTWKTIQENLRSGQAPQKILSEQTKTTSILRDLLNESFNRIVINDKNIYTDTKTYIQKIAPEKQDIVTYYHNGAPIFDHFGVTRQVKASFGKTVNLDSGVYLIIEATEALHVIDVNSGYKSSSNNQEQNALASNLEAAAEIARQLRLRDLGGIIIIDFIDMKLPENKKTVYEAMERFMVQDRAKHTILPISKFGLMQITRQRVKPEITISVAEDCPACKGTGKIGASMLIVEDIEKNLQYLLNHQHKGLTIRMHPILYAYLTKGWLGSRQWKWYFTYKKWIKLKADSNYHLTEYRFFDANDEEIKL, encoded by the coding sequence ATTTTGCAGTGGGGGACCTTTATTTGGGCAAAGTAAAGAAACTGATTCCTGGACTGAATGCAGCCTTCGTGGATGTGGGATTTGAAAAAGACGCCTTTCTCCACTACACCGACTTAAGCCCGTACATCCGCTCCATTCTCAAGTTTACCCAACAAGCCATTTCCGATAAATCCGAGTCTTTCGATTTCGCCAAGTTCAAAAACGAGCCCGAAATCATCAAAACCGGCAAGATCACCGAAGTGCTGGGCGGCAAACCCAACATCCTCGTGCAGATCCTCAAAGAGCCCATTTCCTCCAAAGGCCCCCGCCTCAGCTGCGAAATCTCCCTGCCCGGCCGGTTTATCGTGATCACCCCCTTCAACAACATCGTGGCCGTTTCCAAGAAGATCCATTCTTCGGAAGAACGCAAAAGGCTGCAGAAGATAGTGGAAGCCATCAAGCCGCATAACTTCGGCGTGATCGTGCGTACTGCGGCGGAAGGCAAAAAAACGGCGGAACTGCACGAAGACCTCACCACCCTCGTGAACACCTGGAAAACCATCCAGGAAAACCTCCGCAGCGGACAGGCTCCCCAGAAGATCCTCAGCGAACAGACCAAAACCACCAGCATCCTGCGCGACCTGCTCAATGAGAGCTTCAACCGCATCGTGATCAACGACAAAAATATTTATACGGATACCAAAACGTATATCCAGAAAATAGCGCCCGAGAAGCAGGACATTGTGACCTACTACCACAACGGCGCCCCCATTTTTGATCACTTCGGCGTAACCCGCCAGGTAAAGGCATCCTTCGGTAAAACCGTGAACCTCGACAGCGGGGTGTACCTCATCATCGAAGCCACGGAAGCCCTGCACGTGATAGACGTGAACAGCGGCTATAAAAGTTCGAGCAACAACCAGGAGCAGAACGCCCTCGCCTCCAACCTCGAAGCGGCGGCCGAAATTGCACGCCAGCTGCGGCTGCGCGACCTGGGCGGCATCATCATCATCGACTTCATCGATATGAAGCTGCCCGAAAACAAAAAGACCGTGTACGAAGCCATGGAGCGATTCATGGTGCAGGACAGGGCCAAACACACGATACTCCCCATTTCGAAGTTCGGGCTGATGCAGATCACGCGCCAGCGCGTGAAACCGGAAATCACCATTTCAGTGGCCGAAGATTGTCCCGCCTGCAAAGGCACTGGCAAAATCGGCGCTTCCATGCTCATTGTGGAAGACATTGAAAAGAACCTCCAGTACCTGCTCAACCACCAGCACAAAGGCCTCACTATCCGCATGCACCCCATCCTGTATGCGTACCTTACCAAGGGCTGGCTCGGATCACGGCAATGGAAGTGGTACTTCACGTATAAAAAGTGGATCAAGCTCAAAGCAGATTCCAACTACCACCTCACCGAATACCGCTTTTTTGATGCCAACGACGAAGAAATCAAGTTATAA
- a CDS encoding L,D-transpeptidase family protein, which yields MMHKQIYPLLLALAFVTACQTNKKKPAPEAVNRDTTHYAKEEYIARTLDSNQIGAFLAQHTEFAPYAELIRDFYAKRGFHYAWIDEQGVTEQAGGFMNMMRSDEESGIKDSSLDKSRALALYDSLAAQGDSLNRNDTIVPITELTFTGQFFVYANKVWGGMTSDNARDLEWFIPRKKIDVESLLNTVIANPQKGITEDEPVNRQYKLLRDELQKLATVVKANPQWDSLRLEAKKKNYKKGDSSVVIAGVKKRLQLLGDMQDKDTSIQYTPVLDSALRHYQARMGYKPDGIITPQTLAALNRPLQHYMHQLLLNMERLRWVPVEVSTDYILVNIPEFKMHAYEAGKLAWSCNVVVGTPGTSTVIFSREMKYVVFSPYWNVPPGILGNEVIPGIKRSGGSYLARHNMEIVGGSGKAISPGSINWSKYSGRNFPYVVRQKPGGSNSLGRVKFLFPNEYNIYLHDTPSKGLFNEARRSFSHGCIRVSEPKRLAQWLLRNDSSWTEAKIDAAMNAGKEKYVTLKDKLPVFIGYFTAWVNSEGTLNFRDDVYGHDAKLAKLLFGQ from the coding sequence ATGATGCATAAACAAATCTACCCCCTGCTGCTCGCCCTGGCGTTTGTGACCGCCTGCCAGACCAACAAAAAGAAACCCGCTCCCGAAGCGGTGAACCGCGACACCACCCATTACGCCAAAGAGGAATATATCGCGCGTACGCTAGACAGTAACCAGATCGGCGCCTTCCTGGCCCAGCACACGGAATTTGCCCCCTACGCGGAGCTTATCCGTGATTTTTATGCAAAACGCGGTTTCCACTACGCCTGGATCGACGAACAGGGCGTGACCGAACAGGCCGGCGGCTTCATGAACATGATGCGGAGCGATGAAGAAAGCGGCATCAAAGACAGTTCGCTCGATAAAAGCCGGGCCCTCGCCCTCTACGATTCACTGGCGGCGCAGGGCGACTCCCTCAACCGAAACGACACCATCGTACCTATCACCGAGCTGACCTTTACGGGGCAGTTTTTCGTATATGCCAACAAGGTATGGGGCGGCATGACCAGCGACAATGCCCGTGACCTGGAGTGGTTCATCCCCCGTAAAAAAATCGACGTGGAAAGCCTGCTCAATACCGTTATCGCCAATCCCCAAAAAGGCATTACGGAAGACGAACCGGTGAACCGCCAGTACAAACTGCTGCGAGACGAGCTGCAGAAATTGGCCACCGTCGTAAAAGCAAACCCGCAGTGGGATTCGCTGCGGCTCGAAGCCAAAAAGAAAAACTACAAAAAAGGAGATTCTTCCGTGGTGATCGCCGGTGTGAAAAAACGCCTGCAACTGCTCGGTGATATGCAGGACAAGGATACGTCCATTCAATACACCCCCGTGCTCGATTCCGCCCTCCGGCATTACCAGGCCCGCATGGGCTACAAGCCGGACGGCATCATCACCCCGCAGACGCTCGCCGCATTGAACCGCCCGCTGCAACATTACATGCACCAGCTGCTGCTGAACATGGAACGCCTGCGCTGGGTGCCGGTGGAGGTATCGACCGATTATATCCTCGTCAACATCCCCGAGTTCAAAATGCACGCCTATGAGGCCGGTAAACTGGCCTGGAGCTGTAACGTGGTGGTGGGCACACCCGGCACCAGCACGGTGATCTTCAGCCGCGAGATGAAATACGTGGTGTTCAGTCCGTACTGGAACGTGCCTCCCGGCATCCTCGGCAACGAGGTGATACCCGGCATCAAACGCAGCGGCGGGTCGTACCTGGCGCGGCACAACATGGAAATCGTGGGAGGCAGCGGGAAAGCGATTTCTCCCGGCTCCATCAACTGGAGCAAATATTCCGGGCGCAACTTCCCGTACGTGGTGCGCCAGAAACCCGGTGGTTCCAACTCTCTCGGCCGTGTAAAATTCCTGTTCCCCAACGAATACAATATCTACCTGCACGATACACCGTCCAAAGGCCTCTTCAATGAGGCGAGGCGCTCGTTCAGCCATGGCTGCATCCGGGTATCGGAGCCCAAGCGCCTGGCGCAATGGCTGCTCCGGAATGATTCCAGCTGGACCGAAGCCAAAATCGACGCGGCGATGAATGCGGGAAAGGAAAAGTATGTGACGCTGAAAGATAAGCTGCCCGTGTTTATCGGCTACTTCACCGCCTGGGTGAACAGCGAGGGCACGCTCAACTTCCGCGACGACGTGTACGGTCACGACGCGAAACTGGCGAAGCTGTTATTTGGCCAGTAA
- a CDS encoding CPBP family intramembrane glutamic endopeptidase: MYVKTLNGLSLNGAWTLQLSLYACWVLGFAATWFFTGDALPEIPFLLAAISLVSLAAVIVYVLVRRQHEFRLVPRINISLETFLLAFSMALALVVVKDALAYILPLPAWPELSFTSIHTSSFAVILVSVVLAAFMEEMLFRGIIMEALLHRYSGGIALLQSSLLYMLAHPDPAQMPGSLLLGLLAGFFYLRLRDLCSCFLIHLIHNVATAVVALSGGSLQFAISDPYTYVALVTGCALALAAGFFILRNITPAGHPKKQVLLAK; the protein is encoded by the coding sequence ATGTATGTCAAAACCCTGAATGGTCTTTCTCTCAATGGCGCCTGGACACTGCAGCTTTCGCTGTATGCATGCTGGGTGCTGGGTTTCGCCGCCACCTGGTTTTTCACAGGCGATGCGCTCCCGGAGATTCCCTTCCTGCTTGCCGCTATTTCCCTGGTTTCCCTTGCTGCTGTTATAGTGTACGTACTGGTACGCCGCCAACACGAGTTCAGGCTGGTACCGAGAATCAACATCTCGCTGGAAACTTTTCTCCTGGCTTTTTCCATGGCCCTGGCATTGGTGGTGGTGAAAGATGCGCTGGCGTATATCCTGCCGCTGCCGGCCTGGCCCGAGTTGTCGTTTACCAGCATTCATACCAGCTCCTTCGCGGTCATCCTTGTGTCTGTAGTGCTCGCTGCTTTCATGGAAGAAATGCTCTTCCGGGGCATCATCATGGAAGCGCTGCTGCACCGTTACTCCGGCGGGATAGCGCTGCTGCAAAGCTCGCTGCTGTATATGCTGGCGCATCCGGATCCGGCGCAGATGCCGGGCTCCCTCTTGCTGGGACTGCTGGCCGGGTTCTTTTATCTCCGCCTCCGCGATCTCTGTTCCTGCTTCCTCATCCACCTTATACATAATGTGGCTACGGCAGTAGTGGCGCTGAGCGGCGGTTCGTTGCAGTTCGCTATCAGCGACCCCTACACGTATGTCGCGCTGGTAACCGGCTGCGCGCTGGCATTGGCAGCAGGTTTCTTCATCCTGCGCAACATCACGCCCGCCGGCCACCCGAAAAAGCAGGTCTTACTGGCCAAATAA
- a CDS encoding RidA family protein: MEKQIINTTNAPAPIGPYNQAVKAGSTLFISGQIALNPESGKLETDDVIVETHRVMQNLRNILSEAGMDFSDVVKSTIFITDMNDFSQINEVYGKYFSGYFPARETVQVAALPKGVNVEISMIAIK, encoded by the coding sequence ATGGAAAAACAGATTATCAACACCACCAATGCCCCGGCGCCTATCGGGCCTTACAACCAGGCCGTAAAAGCGGGCAGCACGCTGTTCATTTCAGGCCAGATTGCCCTGAACCCGGAAAGCGGCAAGCTGGAAACGGATGATGTGATCGTGGAAACGCACCGCGTGATGCAGAACCTGCGCAACATTCTCAGCGAAGCGGGCATGGATTTTTCCGACGTGGTGAAAAGCACCATTTTTATTACGGACATGAATGATTTTTCCCAGATCAACGAAGTGTACGGCAAGTACTTTTCCGGTTATTTTCCCGCCCGCGAAACCGTTCAGGTGGCCGCGCTGCCGAAAGGCGTGAACGTGGAGATTTCCATGATCGCCATCAAATAA
- a CDS encoding 3-hydroxyacyl-CoA dehydrogenase family protein translates to MEVLVTGDVQRWEELRRSRDFAGHTVRWEQELQPQHSGADLVIDLSLDERAENLMLYTMKPEIPVLACLVKTSPDIWAQYPHIYGCNFLPGFMAMPRLEVATLAGTKQLDPLMQELGWPYSIIKPATGMVTPRVVCMIINEAYFTAGEGTASREDIDTSMKLGTNYPFGPFEWCGKIGIRNVYEILQAVYAETGNERYQISPLLQAEYEAQL, encoded by the coding sequence ATGGAAGTACTGGTTACAGGCGATGTACAACGCTGGGAAGAACTGCGCCGCAGCAGGGATTTTGCCGGGCATACCGTACGCTGGGAGCAGGAACTGCAGCCGCAGCACAGCGGGGCCGACCTGGTCATAGACCTGAGCCTCGATGAGCGCGCGGAAAATCTCATGTTGTATACGATGAAACCGGAGATTCCCGTACTGGCCTGCCTAGTCAAAACTTCGCCCGACATCTGGGCGCAATACCCGCACATTTACGGCTGCAATTTTCTGCCCGGTTTTATGGCGATGCCGCGGCTGGAGGTGGCCACGCTGGCCGGCACTAAACAGCTGGACCCGCTCATGCAGGAGCTGGGTTGGCCTTACAGCATCATCAAACCCGCCACCGGCATGGTTACGCCGCGGGTGGTGTGCATGATCATCAACGAAGCATATTTTACCGCCGGGGAAGGCACCGCCTCCCGGGAAGACATCGACACCTCCATGAAGCTCGGCACCAACTACCCGTTCGGCCCCTTCGAATGGTGCGGAAAAATCGGCATCCGCAACGTGTATGAAATACTACAGGCCGTTTATGCCGAAACAGGGAACGAACGGTACCAGATCAGTCCGCTGTTGCAGGCGGAATACGAAGCGCAATTATAA
- the tsaB gene encoding tRNA (adenosine(37)-N6)-threonylcarbamoyltransferase complex dimerization subunit type 1 TsaB, with amino-acid sequence MARILHIDTATAIGSVSLSDNGKELQTLQNMEQRDHAATITLFIQQLLTTHDLHHSQLDAIAVSAGPGSYTGLRVGVATAKGLCYTWQKPLIAVSTLQMMACGMRQSDEDVFYVPMIDARRMEVFTAVYNHRLEPVLEPQAMVLDTDSFASFIAKKKTLFFGDGAPKWHELLGQRTNAEFPSYQISAAHMIPLAAKAFADKDFQDVAYFSPYYIKAFFHPGKP; translated from the coding sequence TTGGCACGCATACTTCATATAGACACGGCTACGGCAATCGGTTCCGTATCGCTTTCAGACAACGGCAAAGAATTACAAACGCTGCAGAATATGGAGCAGCGCGACCATGCGGCCACCATCACCCTGTTCATACAACAGCTGCTGACCACGCATGACCTGCATCACAGCCAGCTCGACGCCATTGCCGTGAGCGCCGGCCCCGGTTCTTATACCGGCCTTCGTGTAGGCGTTGCCACCGCCAAAGGCCTTTGTTATACCTGGCAGAAACCCCTCATCGCCGTTTCCACCCTGCAAATGATGGCCTGCGGCATGCGGCAGTCAGATGAAGATGTATTTTATGTTCCCATGATCGATGCACGGCGGATGGAGGTATTCACCGCGGTGTACAACCACCGGCTGGAGCCCGTGCTCGAACCACAGGCGATGGTGTTGGATACAGACTCGTTTGCGTCATTTATTGCCAAAAAAAAGACCCTGTTTTTCGGTGACGGAGCCCCGAAATGGCATGAATTGTTAGGACAACGCACCAATGCTGAATTTCCCTCATACCAGATTTCCGCTGCACATATGATCCCCCTGGCCGCGAAAGCCTTTGCAGATAAGGATTTTCAAGATGTGGCCTATTTCTCCCCTTATTACATCAAAGCCTTCTTCCACCCCGGAAAGCCCTAA
- a CDS encoding ArsR/SmtB family transcription factor, whose protein sequence is MEKQLLTTSSNTLIISRGNNEKDQIKLDYIAVKKAAMVLRAINHKLRQQMIKLLEDHKRMTVTEIYVKLRLEQSVASQHLAILRRAGIVITERDGKFIHYTINKQRIAEVAKFVEELVG, encoded by the coding sequence ATGGAAAAACAATTATTAACTACCTCTTCTAATACTCTTATTATTTCTAGGGGTAACAATGAAAAAGATCAGATCAAATTGGATTACATTGCCGTTAAGAAGGCCGCGATGGTGTTGCGAGCAATCAACCACAAGTTGCGTCAGCAGATGATCAAGCTGCTGGAAGACCATAAGCGCATGACAGTAACGGAGATTTACGTGAAGCTGCGTCTGGAACAATCTGTGGCATCCCAGCACCTGGCTATCCTGAGAAGGGCCGGCATCGTAATCACTGAGCGGGATGGTAAGTTTATTCATTATACCATCAACAAACAACGTATTGCCGAAGTAGCAAAATTCGTCGAAGAGCTGGTGGGATAA
- a CDS encoding MBL fold metallo-hydrolase, which yields MFIKQLYTGCLSEAAYFIESEGVAAVIDPLRDIEPYLELARERNATIQYIFETHFHADFVSGHLDLAAATKAPIVYGPETSTNFPVHIAKDGEEFSIGKLTVRALHTPGHTLESTCYLLLDENREPHAIFTGDTLFVGDVGRPDLFSGNLSKEELAGFLYDSLQTKIKTLPDGVIVYPAHGPGSACGKNLGPNTYSTIGEEKSSNYALLAESREAFISEVTDGLSTPPQYFPINAQINKEGYDAMHTVMERSLKPLSIEAFKAKVQEGAMILDTRNANVFTEGFVPGSLSIGLEGRFAEWAGSLLKFDRPLVLVTAAGQEEETIVRLARVGFDKVEGYLEGGYEAWEAAGEKRDLIISVDPDELAMDIPHDPNLVVVDVRKPAEYADGHVKEAINISLGDLTDRAGALADFDDNHNLYVHCQGGYRSVIACSIMKQEGIHNLRNVNGGFNKLKDQKGITVVQEKNVLN from the coding sequence ATGTTCATTAAGCAGTTGTACACAGGATGCTTATCGGAAGCCGCATATTTTATAGAATCCGAGGGTGTGGCAGCAGTGATTGACCCCCTGCGCGACATTGAACCTTACCTCGAGCTGGCCCGCGAAAGGAACGCCACCATTCAGTACATTTTCGAAACACATTTTCACGCAGACTTCGTATCCGGCCACCTCGACCTGGCGGCCGCCACCAAAGCGCCCATCGTTTACGGGCCGGAAACCAGCACCAATTTTCCCGTGCATATCGCCAAAGACGGCGAGGAGTTCAGCATCGGTAAACTGACCGTACGCGCGCTGCATACGCCGGGTCACACACTGGAATCGACCTGCTACCTGTTGCTGGATGAAAACCGGGAACCGCACGCCATTTTTACCGGCGACACGCTGTTTGTGGGTGATGTGGGCCGTCCCGACCTGTTCAGCGGCAACCTCAGCAAGGAGGAACTGGCGGGTTTTCTCTATGATTCCCTGCAGACAAAAATAAAGACGCTGCCCGACGGCGTAATCGTATACCCCGCTCATGGCCCCGGCTCCGCCTGCGGTAAAAACCTTGGCCCGAACACTTACAGCACCATCGGGGAAGAAAAAAGCAGCAACTACGCGTTGCTGGCGGAAAGCAGGGAAGCGTTCATCAGCGAGGTGACCGATGGCCTGAGCACGCCCCCGCAGTATTTCCCGATCAATGCGCAGATCAATAAAGAAGGGTACGACGCCATGCATACCGTGATGGAAAGAAGCCTGAAGCCTTTATCCATCGAGGCATTCAAGGCAAAGGTGCAGGAAGGCGCGATGATTCTCGACACCCGTAACGCCAATGTGTTCACGGAAGGTTTTGTTCCGGGTTCCCTCAGCATCGGGCTGGAAGGCCGCTTTGCCGAATGGGCCGGCAGTTTGCTGAAATTCGACCGGCCGCTGGTGCTGGTAACTGCCGCAGGCCAGGAGGAAGAGACCATCGTAAGGCTCGCCCGTGTCGGGTTTGATAAAGTGGAAGGTTATCTCGAAGGCGGTTATGAAGCCTGGGAAGCAGCCGGTGAGAAAAGGGACCTGATCATTTCCGTGGACCCGGATGAGCTGGCCATGGACATTCCCCACGATCCAAACCTGGTGGTGGTAGACGTGCGCAAACCCGCGGAGTATGCGGACGGGCATGTGAAAGAAGCCATCAACATAAGCCTTGGCGACCTCACCGACCGTGCCGGTGCGCTGGCGGATTTTGACGATAACCACAACCTGTACGTACATTGCCAGGGGGGCTACCGTAGCGTGATCGCCTGTTCCATCATGAAACAGGAAGGTATTCACAACCTCCGCAATGTGAACGGCGGCTTCAACAAACTGAAAGATCAGAAAGGGATTACCGTGGTTCAGGAAAAGAACGTGCTGAACTAG
- a CDS encoding BON domain-containing protein, giving the protein MKQRKSFLLACLAMMMGILLCACKPSDAKLQKEVNDKLATAAPGVIAEVKGGVATLSGEVMDEAAKTTAEDAAKGVKGVKSVTNNVMVTPPAPPPPPVVINPDDLVRNSVDSSLKAAGITGVTATVANGEVTLTGSIPKADLKKVMQAANESKPKKVVNKLTLQ; this is encoded by the coding sequence ATGAAACAGCGCAAATCCTTTTTACTCGCCTGTCTCGCAATGATGATGGGTATTCTATTGTGCGCTTGCAAACCAAGCGATGCCAAACTCCAGAAAGAGGTGAACGACAAGCTGGCGACAGCCGCTCCGGGCGTCATTGCCGAAGTAAAAGGCGGTGTGGCCACGTTAAGCGGGGAAGTGATGGATGAGGCTGCAAAAACCACTGCTGAAGATGCTGCCAAAGGAGTTAAAGGAGTTAAGTCTGTGACCAACAACGTGATGGTAACCCCACCCGCTCCGCCGCCGCCCCCGGTTGTGATCAACCCGGACGACCTGGTGCGCAACAGCGTGGATTCTTCGCTCAAAGCAGCCGGCATCACCGGTGTAACCGCGACCGTTGCCAACGGAGAAGTGACGCTGACGGGCTCCATTCCGAAAGCAGACCTGAAAAAAGTAATGCAGGCGGCTAACGAATCCAAACCTAAAAAGGTGGTGAACAAACTCACCCTGCAGTAA
- a CDS encoding LysM peptidoglycan-binding domain-containing protein, producing MALQDKYAELVNQATSAGVTGLQVAEQEGVLYVTGTAPSGAVKDQIWSTYEKLDPEMRSGDLVLNISVAEGAEQEYEVKAGDSLSKIAKNYPGLTWQQIYEANKDQIKNPDLIHPGQKLKIPSA from the coding sequence ATGGCATTACAAGATAAATATGCAGAATTGGTAAACCAGGCTACCAGCGCCGGTGTAACGGGCTTACAGGTGGCTGAACAGGAAGGCGTGCTGTATGTAACCGGCACCGCTCCCTCCGGTGCGGTCAAAGACCAGATCTGGAGCACCTACGAAAAACTTGATCCCGAAATGCGTTCCGGCGACCTGGTACTGAACATTTCAGTAGCGGAAGGCGCAGAACAGGAGTACGAAGTAAAAGCGGGCGACAGCCTCAGCAAAATCGCCAAAAACTACCCGGGCCTCACCTGGCAGCAGATTTACGAGGCGAATAAAGACCAGATCAAAAATCCGGATCTAATTCACCCGGGCCAGAAGCTGAAAATACCCTCAGCATAA
- a CDS encoding lysophospholipid acyltransferase family protein → MYYILLAFCYSISVLPLWLLYIISDGLCFILYNIAGYRRKVVLENMRQAFPDKTEKEIRQLARKFYRNLTDMMVETIKLLTMSRRSLIKRFECDLTVFHELYAKGKSCQLHLGHNFNWEWANLFCMQGVDYPFLVVFMPITNKAVNRMFLHFREKFGTRLIPANDMRNSMAPWLRKQYLIGLVADQNPGNPRRSYWFPFLNRMTAFYKGPEMSARRFDIPVVFGKIAKVKRGYYKAEIKLAFEHPREEPEGRITEAFVQYLEQHIHEQPETWVWSHRRWKHVYRPENDELRGGRAEEEGENGE, encoded by the coding sequence ATGTATTACATTCTATTGGCATTCTGTTACAGCATTTCGGTTCTTCCCCTGTGGCTGCTTTACATCATCAGCGACGGGCTCTGTTTTATCCTGTACAACATCGCGGGGTATCGCCGCAAAGTGGTGCTGGAAAATATGCGGCAGGCATTCCCGGATAAAACCGAAAAGGAAATCAGGCAGCTGGCCAGAAAATTTTACCGCAACCTTACGGATATGATGGTGGAAACCATCAAACTGCTCACGATGAGCCGGCGATCGCTGATAAAGCGCTTCGAGTGCGACCTGACGGTATTCCACGAGCTGTATGCAAAAGGCAAAAGCTGCCAGCTGCACCTTGGTCATAATTTTAACTGGGAATGGGCTAACCTGTTTTGTATGCAGGGGGTGGACTATCCTTTCCTGGTGGTATTTATGCCCATTACGAACAAAGCGGTGAACCGGATGTTCCTTCACTTCCGTGAAAAATTCGGCACCAGGCTGATTCCGGCCAACGACATGCGCAACAGCATGGCCCCATGGCTGCGCAAACAATACCTGATCGGGTTGGTGGCCGACCAGAACCCCGGTAACCCGCGGCGCAGCTACTGGTTCCCGTTCCTGAACAGGATGACCGCGTTTTATAAAGGTCCCGAAATGAGCGCCCGGCGCTTCGACATTCCGGTGGTGTTCGGTAAAATCGCCAAGGTGAAAAGGGGCTATTACAAAGCTGAGATCAAACTGGCCTTCGAACATCCCCGCGAGGAACCGGAGGGAAGGATTACCGAGGCTTTCGTGCAGTATCTCGAACAGCATATTCACGAGCAGCCCGAAACCTGGGTATGGAGCCACCGCCGGTGGAAACATGTGTACCGGCCTGAAAACGACGAGCTACGCGGGGGGCGGGCGGAAGAGGAAGGCGAGAATGGGGAATGA